The Kitasatospora setae KM-6054 genome contains a region encoding:
- a CDS encoding sugar phosphate isomerase/epimerase family protein, with protein sequence MPLAFSTLGLPDLPLADAARLAAEHGWQGLELRCADGQPVHPAMTAAERRDAVRALDAAGVVPIALASYVGVAAPGPDGPVGAALLAHLRLAADLGAPAVRVFPRGGEGPAAGADLRAVRRLAAVADTAGRLGVRILVETHDSHPTGRAVARLLDPLPHPAVGALWDVMHTVLAGEPPAATAAALGPRLGHLQVKDLAGPDDRTPLPLGSGVLPVPAALRLLPPGGWACWEYEAPWHPSTAPLPPLLAAGAAYLTRQLGCADAPPG encoded by the coding sequence ATGCCGCTCGCGTTCTCCACTCTCGGCCTCCCCGACCTGCCGCTCGCCGACGCCGCCCGGCTGGCCGCCGAGCACGGCTGGCAGGGCCTCGAACTCCGCTGCGCCGACGGCCAACCCGTGCACCCGGCGATGACCGCCGCCGAGCGCCGGGACGCCGTCCGCGCCCTGGACGCCGCCGGCGTCGTCCCGATCGCACTGGCCTCGTACGTGGGCGTGGCCGCCCCGGGACCGGACGGACCGGTCGGCGCGGCGCTGCTCGCGCACCTGCGGCTGGCCGCCGACCTGGGCGCACCCGCCGTCCGGGTCTTCCCGCGCGGCGGCGAAGGACCCGCCGCCGGGGCCGACCTGCGGGCGGTGCGGCGGCTGGCCGCCGTCGCGGACACCGCCGGGCGGCTCGGCGTGCGGATCCTGGTCGAGACGCACGACTCGCACCCGACCGGGCGGGCGGTGGCCCGGCTGCTCGACCCGCTGCCGCACCCGGCCGTCGGCGCGCTCTGGGACGTCATGCACACCGTCCTCGCCGGGGAGCCGCCCGCCGCCACGGCGGCCGCGCTCGGCCCGCGCCTCGGCCACCTCCAGGTCAAGGACCTGGCCGGCCCGGACGACCGCACCCCGCTCCCGCTCGGCAGCGGCGTCCTGCCCGTCCCCGCCGCGCTGCGCCTGCTGCCGCCCGGCGGCTGGGCGTGCTGGGAGTACGAGGCCCCCTGGCACCCGTCCACCGCGCCGCTGCCCCCGCTGCTGGCCGCCGGAGCGGCGTACCTCACCCGGCAGCTCGGGTGCGCGGACGCCCCGCCGGGGTAG
- a CDS encoding TIGR03084 family metal-binding protein: MDDGLVADLQAEGAELDALVAGLGSDGWALATPAIGWTVAHQIAHLAWTDRWTLLAAHDPDAFAHALAEAFTADPDATGSDAASPVSPVDRGAAEGAGEDPAALLARWRAGRAEVAAALAAVPAGVRLPWFGPPMKARSMLTARLMETWAHGQDVADALGAVRVPTARLRHVAHLGVRTVGFAFAAHGRPAPDDPIRFELISPEGEFWHWGPADATDRVSGPALDFCLLVTQRRHPDDLALTATGPTARAWLPLAQTFAGPPGPGRAPLKG; this comes from the coding sequence ATGGACGACGGGTTGGTCGCGGACCTACAGGCCGAAGGAGCCGAACTCGACGCGCTCGTCGCCGGATTGGGCTCGGACGGCTGGGCGCTGGCGACCCCGGCGATCGGCTGGACGGTCGCGCACCAGATCGCCCACCTGGCCTGGACGGACCGCTGGACGCTGCTCGCCGCCCACGACCCGGACGCCTTCGCCCACGCCCTGGCGGAGGCGTTCACGGCCGATCCGGACGCGACCGGGTCCGACGCGGCCTCTCCGGTCTCCCCGGTCGACCGGGGCGCGGCGGAGGGCGCCGGGGAGGACCCGGCGGCACTGCTGGCCCGCTGGCGGGCGGGCCGGGCGGAGGTCGCGGCGGCGCTGGCGGCGGTGCCCGCCGGGGTGCGGCTGCCGTGGTTCGGGCCGCCGATGAAGGCCAGGTCGATGCTGACGGCCCGCCTGATGGAGACCTGGGCGCACGGCCAGGACGTCGCGGACGCGCTCGGCGCCGTCCGCGTCCCGACCGCCCGCCTCCGGCACGTCGCGCACCTGGGCGTGCGGACCGTCGGCTTCGCCTTCGCCGCGCACGGCCGCCCCGCCCCGGACGACCCGATCCGATTCGAACTCATCTCCCCCGAAGGCGAGTTCTGGCACTGGGGCCCGGCCGACGCCACCGACCGGGTGAGCGGCCCGGCCCTGGACTTCTGCCTGCTGGTCACCCAGCGCCGCCACCCCGACGACCTCGCCCTGACCGCCACCGGCCCCACCGCCCGCGCCTGGCTCCCGCTCGCCCAGACCTTCGCCGGCCCACCCGGCCCGGGCCGGGCCCCGCTGAAGGGCTGA
- a CDS encoding CHAT domain-containing protein → MITGLVVEEGGFELVVGGDGLGPRRPLRDGDVDWLTGVANRYVDAVRGGSRREVLLGLGRELYGWLDGDRRWLARLLEEAPSPVLFEVRGPRRPSVAEWALLRAPFELLAVPGGGFLVEEPEQFAVVRRLGRPSPADPLDDRRLGVAFMASAPRGQHELDYEAEELAILGAVGEMGLDLVVEDSGTPERLGMRLAELGGMPVVHLSCHGLHNWREGPGAPATPVLLLEDDLGEGRPTSARELVGLLTPKPRLAFVSACLTATGADVAGHLPAGAGRRGGPAAGAGAAVAHSLATELVAAGIPAVIGWDGSVSDRAATLFAEHLYSQLSRHAAVAVAVDAARRQLLRSPDEHVRADWHLARLWLGPAGGGPLVAGTVKRRMAPAHHATTAFLDRKHNVPVAAAGMFVGRRPELQQALRALRGHQKGGVLLHGQGRMGKSSLAARIADRLPDRAVAVVFGDYTRAAVLDAIATAVEAIPDARDLLRDRRPDVREHPDRFRALLVDLLTGPCAQAQGTRKPLLLIIDDLEQVLTAQPDGPHRLHDGAAQVLADVLAAFDPATTDSRLVLTSRYTFTLDGLERRLEAVQLQPLSPAARHKLRRRQHDLATTRNAQPTQRTDLARRAMDVSRGNPGLQDLIGLRLAYGEQVDPARVEAAITAMETYLRQGDPASDPDLAAFLENLALDTLLEQAGPAHHALLRACTLFTLPVPQPVVDTLAQAVGGSATRLRGLGLLDSFPDSYRREVPAVAVNALAAGHLAPLSQDERTTLAALAVEPLHTHWGGTAPRTPRDGDQDLQLTRLALDADHPAITADCATAAVRVLQEGSASAASELGQRTIALLDRHHHPVPLHLLRAVADATVTGGDGERADALLDRAIRQIETSGQQTDPAEHAAVLYDQAVRLITRGETGRAETLLHQARQLFTALGDTREAAITWGKIADILEQRGEMEEALRIRQEVELPEYQRIGDTREAAITWGQIADILHQRGQVDEALRIRQEVELPEYQRIGDTHSIAVTWGQIADILHQRGQVDEALRIRQEVQLPEYERIGDTRSATVTWGRIADTLHQRGEVEEALRIRQEVQLPAFERIGDTRSTAVTWGRIADTLHQRGEVEEALRIRQEVQLPAFERIGDTRSTAVTWGRIADILHQRGEVEKALRIRQEVQLPEYERIGDTREAAITWGKIADILHQRGQVHEALRIRQEVELPEYERIGDTRSTAVTWGRIADTLHQRGQVDEALRIRQEVELPEYERIGDTRSTAVTWGQIADTLHQRGQVDEALRIRQEVQLPAFERIGDTREAAVTWGQIADTLHQRGQVDEAEELQLKRLRVNEKLRDIDGIAAANWSLAQIDLGRRDLHAAAPRLVTSFRYFLELQRPDGVAAVGIILGQLMLAAGARAQARQVLQECRAAAAMTNTAHILARADELLETIDDEDSEDEES, encoded by the coding sequence ATGATCACTGGGCTGGTGGTGGAGGAGGGCGGGTTCGAGCTGGTCGTCGGCGGGGACGGGCTCGGTCCGCGCAGGCCGCTGCGGGACGGTGACGTCGACTGGCTGACCGGGGTCGCGAACCGGTACGTGGACGCGGTGCGCGGCGGCTCCCGGCGGGAGGTACTCCTCGGGCTGGGGCGGGAGTTGTACGGCTGGTTGGACGGGGACCGCCGTTGGTTGGCGCGGTTGCTGGAGGAGGCTCCGTCGCCGGTGCTGTTCGAGGTCCGGGGGCCGAGGCGGCCGTCGGTGGCGGAGTGGGCGCTGTTGCGGGCGCCGTTCGAGCTGTTGGCCGTGCCCGGGGGCGGGTTCCTGGTCGAGGAGCCCGAACAGTTCGCGGTGGTGCGGCGGCTGGGCCGCCCGAGCCCGGCGGATCCGCTGGACGATCGGCGGCTGGGGGTCGCGTTCATGGCCTCGGCTCCTCGGGGTCAGCATGAACTCGATTACGAGGCGGAGGAGTTGGCGATCCTCGGGGCGGTCGGGGAGATGGGCCTCGACCTGGTCGTCGAGGACTCGGGCACTCCCGAGCGGCTGGGGATGCGGCTGGCGGAGCTGGGCGGAATGCCGGTGGTGCACCTGTCGTGCCACGGGCTGCACAACTGGCGCGAGGGCCCCGGGGCTCCTGCCACGCCGGTCCTGCTGCTGGAGGACGACCTGGGGGAGGGGCGTCCGACCAGCGCGCGGGAACTGGTGGGTCTGCTGACGCCGAAACCGCGGCTGGCGTTCGTGTCGGCCTGCCTGACGGCCACCGGCGCGGACGTCGCCGGGCACCTCCCCGCGGGCGCGGGCCGGCGCGGCGGCCCGGCCGCCGGTGCGGGGGCGGCGGTGGCGCACTCGCTGGCCACCGAGCTGGTGGCCGCCGGGATCCCGGCGGTGATCGGCTGGGACGGATCGGTCAGCGACCGCGCCGCCACCCTCTTCGCCGAACACCTCTACTCCCAGCTCAGCCGCCACGCCGCCGTGGCCGTGGCCGTGGACGCCGCCCGCCGACAACTGCTGCGGAGCCCCGACGAACACGTACGCGCCGACTGGCACCTCGCACGACTGTGGCTGGGACCGGCGGGCGGCGGGCCGCTGGTCGCCGGGACCGTCAAACGCCGGATGGCGCCCGCGCACCACGCGACCACCGCCTTCCTGGACCGCAAGCACAACGTGCCGGTCGCGGCAGCCGGCATGTTCGTCGGCCGCCGCCCCGAACTCCAGCAGGCCCTGCGGGCCCTGCGCGGCCACCAGAAGGGCGGCGTCCTGCTCCACGGGCAGGGACGGATGGGCAAGTCCAGCCTGGCCGCCCGGATCGCCGACCGCCTCCCCGACCGGGCCGTCGCGGTCGTCTTCGGCGACTACACCCGCGCGGCGGTCCTCGACGCCATCGCCACCGCCGTCGAAGCGATCCCCGACGCCCGCGACCTGCTCAGGGACCGCCGCCCCGACGTCCGCGAACACCCCGACCGCTTCCGGGCCCTCCTGGTCGACCTGCTGACCGGCCCCTGCGCCCAGGCACAGGGCACCCGCAAGCCCCTCCTACTGATCATCGACGACCTCGAACAGGTCCTGACCGCCCAACCCGACGGCCCGCACCGGCTCCACGACGGGGCCGCCCAGGTGCTCGCCGACGTCCTGGCCGCGTTCGACCCGGCCACCACCGACAGCCGACTCGTCCTCACCAGCCGCTACACCTTCACCCTCGACGGCCTGGAAAGACGCCTGGAGGCGGTCCAACTCCAACCACTCTCGCCCGCCGCCCGGCACAAACTCCGCCGCCGCCAGCACGACCTCGCCACCACCCGGAACGCACAACCCACCCAACGCACCGACCTCGCCCGCCGCGCCATGGACGTCAGCCGCGGCAACCCCGGCCTCCAAGACCTCATCGGACTGCGCCTGGCCTACGGCGAACAGGTCGACCCGGCCCGCGTCGAAGCCGCCATCACCGCGATGGAGACCTACCTGCGCCAGGGCGACCCGGCATCCGATCCCGACCTGGCCGCCTTCCTGGAGAACCTGGCCCTGGACACCCTCCTCGAACAGGCCGGCCCCGCCCACCACGCCCTCCTGCGCGCCTGCACCCTCTTCACCCTCCCCGTCCCACAACCCGTCGTCGACACCCTCGCCCAAGCGGTCGGCGGATCCGCCACCCGCCTGCGCGGCCTCGGCCTCCTCGATTCCTTCCCGGACAGCTACCGGCGGGAGGTTCCCGCCGTGGCCGTCAACGCCCTGGCCGCCGGACACCTCGCCCCCCTCAGCCAAGACGAACGCACCACCCTCGCCGCCCTGGCCGTCGAACCCCTCCACACCCACTGGGGCGGAACCGCACCCCGCACCCCCCGCGACGGCGACCAGGACCTGCAACTGACCCGCCTCGCTCTGGACGCCGACCACCCCGCCATCACCGCCGACTGCGCCACCGCTGCCGTAAGGGTCCTGCAGGAAGGCTCTGCTTCCGCAGCCTCCGAACTCGGCCAGCGCACGATCGCCCTGCTCGACCGCCACCACCACCCGGTCCCCCTCCATCTGCTGCGCGCGGTCGCCGACGCGACTGTCACCGGCGGCGACGGCGAGCGGGCTGACGCCCTGCTGGACCGCGCGATCCGGCAGATCGAGACCAGCGGGCAGCAGACCGATCCGGCAGAGCACGCCGCGGTCCTCTACGACCAGGCCGTCCGCCTGATCACCCGTGGTGAAACCGGACGGGCCGAGACCCTGCTCCACCAGGCCCGGCAGCTGTTCACCGCCCTCGGCGACACCCGCGAAGCCGCGATCACCTGGGGGAAGATCGCGGACATCCTGGAGCAGCGCGGGGAGATGGAGGAGGCTCTGCGGATCCGCCAAGAGGTCGAACTACCGGAGTACCAGCGGATCGGCGACACCCGCGAAGCCGCGATCACCTGGGGACAGATCGCGGACATCCTGCACCAGCGCGGTCAAGTCGACGAAGCCCTGCGCATCCGCCAAGAAGTCGAACTACCGGAGTACCAGCGGATCGGCGACACCCACTCTATCGCGGTCACCTGGGGGCAGATCGCGGACATCCTGCACCAGCGCGGTCAAGTCGACGAAGCCCTGCGCATCCGCCAAGAAGTCCAACTGCCGGAGTACGAACGGATCGGCGACACCCGCTCCGCAACAGTCACTTGGGGAAGGATCGCGGACACCCTGCATCAGCGTGGGGAGGTAGAGGAGGCTCTGCGGATCCGCCAAGAGGTCCAACTACCAGCCTTCGAACGGATCGGCGACACCCGCTCCACAGCAGTCACTTGGGGAAGGATCGCGGACACCCTGCACCAGCGTGGGGAGGTAGAGGAGGCTCTGCGGATCCGCCAAGAGGTCCAACTACCAGCCTTCGAACGGATCGGCGACACCCGCTCCACAGCAGTCACTTGGGGAAGGATCGCGGACATCCTGCACCAGCGTGGGGAGGTAGAGAAGGCTCTGCGGATCCGCCAAGAGGTCCAACTACCAGAGTACGAAAGGATCGGCGACACCCGCGAAGCCGCGATCACCTGGGGAAAGATCGCGGACATCCTGCACCAGCGCGGTCAGGTCCACGAAGCCCTGCGCATCCGCCAAGAAGTCGAACTACCGGAGTACGAAAGGATCGGCGACACCCGCTCCACAGCAGTCACCTGGGGAAGGATCGCGGACACCCTGCACCAGCGCGGTCAAGTCGACGAAGCCCTGCGCATCCGCCAAGAAGTCGAACTACCGGAGTACGAAAGGATCGGCGACACCCGCTCCACAGCAGTCACCTGGGGACAGATCGCGGACACCCTGCACCAGCGCGGTCAAGTCGACGAAGCCCTGCGCATCCGCCAAGAGGTCCAACTGCCGGCCTTCGAACGGATCGGCGACACCCGCGAAGCTGCGGTCACCTGGGGACAGATCGCGGACACCCTGCACCAGCGCGGTCAAGTCGACGAAGCCGAAGAGCTGCAGTTGAAGCGCCTGAGAGTCAATGAAAAGCTCCGCGACATCGATGGCATCGCAGCAGCGAACTGGAGCCTAGCTCAAATCGACCTGGGCCGTCGGGACCTCCACGCAGCGGCGCCGAGACTGGTCACCTCATTCCGGTACTTCCTGGAACTGCAACGGCCGGACGGTGTCGCGGCCGTCGGGATCATTCTGGGGCAGTTGATGCTGGCCGCAGGCGCACGGGCTCAAGCTCGACAAGTCCTCCAGGAGTGCCGGGCCGCTGCCGCCATGACCAACACAGCCCACATCCTGGCCCGGGCCGACGAGCTCTTGGAAACCATCGACGACGAAGACAGCGAAGACGAGGAATCATGA